From the genome of Deinococcus sp. AJ005, one region includes:
- the uvrA gene encoding excinuclease ABC subunit UvrA, protein MQNNLVVRGAKEHNLKNITVELPRDQFIVITGVSGSGKSTLAFDTIYAEGQRRYVESLSAYARQFLGLMEKPDVESITGLSPAISIDQRTTSHNPRSTVGTVTEIHDYLRLLYARVGTPYCPVCGRKIEKQSPSEITDRLITEFPEKRAILLAPVVRGRKGEYRKLFGDLRREGYARVRVDGTLYELDEAEKLKLEKFEKHDVDVVIDRVTLREADRSRIAESVELGLRRGESLLRVLMPDGGEGGEAHEELYSEKFACPEHGSVLEELEPRSFSFNSPYGACGDCAGLGTKNEFSADLVIDDKLSIAEGAILPWSKKGTGGGVYYWDKLQALAEHLDFSLKTPWRELPAAAQKAVLHGPGQPFEVVYKRGGKETMRFMTEFEGVITNLERRYSDTESEFMREKLEELMELSSCPICGGTRYKPEILAVRVGGLNIAQVGGMSVLEADAYFGHLQDGALDHDAIAPYLKGHLGGTARAHAPRHYEYVQNAFGAAVSVPVLKAIRTRLKFMVDVGLDYLSLDRTANTLSGGEAQRIRLATQVGSGLTGVLYVLDEPSIGLHPKDNGRLIGTLKNLRDLGNTLLVVEHDEDTMLEADYLVDMGPGAGVHGGEVVAVGTPQEVKANPNSLTGKYLRGELKIDVPEKRRRSNGKKLKIFGAREHNLQNVDAEIPLGIMTVVTGPSGSGKSTLIHDILHATLARELNGAKTTPGKYDRIEGIDNLDKVIEIDQSPIGRTPRSNPATYTGVFTEIRDLFTRTNEARRRGYLAGRFSFNVKGGRCEHCKGDGVMKIEMNFLPDIYVPCEVCKGARYNRETLEVKYNHKTISDILDMTVEDAHSFFEPIPNIERKMQLLLDVGLGYMRIGQPSTTLSGGEAQRIKLASELSKRATGKTIYILDEPTTGLHFEDVRKLMEVLDRLVEGGNTLVIIEHNLDVMKRADHIIDLGPEGGVRGGTIVAIGTPEELAAHPTSYTGEYLSRVPGIVAAKPKKEERELVLAAPARKPRAKKGAA, encoded by the coding sequence TTGCAAAATAACTTAGTGGTGCGCGGCGCGAAGGAACACAATCTCAAAAACATCACCGTGGAGCTGCCGCGCGATCAATTTATCGTGATTACCGGCGTGTCGGGCAGCGGCAAAAGCACGCTGGCCTTCGACACCATCTATGCCGAAGGCCAGCGCCGTTACGTGGAAAGCCTGTCGGCCTACGCGCGGCAGTTCCTGGGTCTGATGGAAAAGCCGGACGTGGAGAGCATCACGGGCCTGTCGCCTGCCATCTCCATTGACCAGCGCACCACCAGCCACAACCCGCGCAGCACGGTGGGCACCGTCACTGAAATTCACGATTACCTGCGTCTGCTGTACGCCCGCGTCGGCACGCCATACTGCCCGGTCTGCGGGCGCAAAATTGAGAAACAGAGTCCCAGTGAGATCACGGACCGTCTGATCACCGAGTTCCCGGAAAAGCGCGCCATTCTGCTGGCTCCTGTCGTGCGTGGGCGCAAGGGCGAGTACCGCAAGCTGTTCGGCGATCTGCGCCGCGAGGGCTACGCGCGGGTGCGGGTGGACGGCACGCTGTACGAGCTGGACGAGGCCGAGAAGCTGAAGCTGGAGAAATTCGAAAAACATGATGTGGACGTGGTGATTGACCGCGTGACGCTGCGCGAGGCTGACCGCAGCCGCATTGCCGAGAGCGTGGAGCTGGGATTGCGCCGGGGCGAGAGCTTATTGCGCGTATTGATGCCCGATGGGGGCGAGGGCGGCGAGGCCCACGAGGAGCTGTACTCCGAGAAGTTCGCCTGCCCCGAACACGGCAGCGTGCTGGAGGAACTGGAGCCGCGCTCCTTCTCCTTCAACTCGCCCTACGGCGCGTGCGGCGACTGCGCGGGCCTGGGCACCAAGAACGAGTTCTCGGCGGATCTGGTCATTGATGACAAGCTGAGTATCGCCGAGGGCGCGATCCTGCCCTGGAGCAAAAAGGGTACGGGCGGCGGCGTGTACTACTGGGACAAATTGCAGGCGCTGGCCGAGCATCTGGACTTCAGCCTCAAAACGCCGTGGCGTGAGCTGCCCGCAGCGGCGCAGAAGGCCGTGCTGCACGGCCCTGGTCAGCCTTTCGAGGTGGTCTACAAACGGGGCGGCAAGGAAACCATGCGCTTCATGACCGAGTTCGAGGGCGTGATCACCAATCTGGAGCGCCGTTACTCCGACACCGAATCGGAGTTCATGCGCGAGAAGTTGGAAGAACTGATGGAACTCAGCTCCTGCCCCATCTGCGGCGGCACCCGTTACAAGCCCGAGATTCTGGCCGTGCGCGTCGGTGGCCTCAACATCGCGCAGGTGGGCGGTATGAGCGTGCTGGAGGCCGACGCCTACTTTGGGCATTTGCAGGACGGCGCTCTGGACCACGACGCCATCGCTCCTTACCTGAAGGGCCATCTGGGCGGTACGGCCCGCGCCCATGCGCCCCGCCATTACGAGTACGTGCAGAACGCCTTTGGTGCGGCAGTCTCGGTTCCCGTTCTCAAGGCCATCCGTACCCGCCTGAAGTTCATGGTGGACGTGGGGCTGGATTATTTATCGCTGGACCGCACCGCCAACACGCTGTCGGGTGGCGAGGCGCAGCGCATCCGCCTTGCCACCCAGGTTGGATCGGGTCTGACCGGCGTGCTGTACGTGCTGGACGAACCCAGCATCGGGTTGCATCCCAAGGACAACGGACGGCTGATCGGTACCCTCAAGAACCTGCGCGATCTGGGGAACACGCTGCTGGTGGTGGAACACGACGAGGACACCATGCTGGAGGCCGATTACCTGGTGGACATGGGGCCGGGTGCAGGCGTCCACGGCGGCGAGGTGGTGGCAGTGGGCACGCCGCAGGAAGTCAAGGCGAATCCCAACAGCCTGACCGGCAAGTACCTGCGCGGCGAGCTGAAAATTGACGTGCCAGAAAAGCGGCGGCGCAGCAATGGTAAGAAGCTCAAGATCTTTGGGGCGCGTGAACACAACCTTCAGAACGTGGATGCCGAGATTCCGCTGGGCATCATGACCGTCGTTACTGGTCCCTCTGGCAGCGGCAAAAGCACCCTGATTCACGACATCCTGCACGCCACGCTGGCCCGCGAACTGAACGGCGCGAAGACCACACCCGGCAAATATGACCGCATCGAGGGCATCGACAATCTGGACAAGGTGATCGAAATTGATCAGTCCCCGATTGGCCGCACGCCGCGCAGCAACCCGGCCACCTACACGGGGGTCTTCACCGAGATCCGTGACCTGTTCACCCGCACCAACGAGGCGCGGCGGCGCGGGTACCTGGCTGGGCGCTTTTCCTTTAACGTCAAGGGCGGGCGCTGCGAACACTGCAAGGGCGACGGCGTCATGAAGATCGAGATGAACTTCCTGCCCGACATCTACGTGCCCTGCGAGGTCTGCAAGGGCGCGCGTTACAACCGCGAGACGCTGGAGGTCAAGTACAACCACAAGACCATCAGCGACATTCTGGACATGACCGTGGAGGACGCACACAGCTTCTTCGAGCCAATTCCCAACATTGAGCGCAAGATGCAGCTTCTTCTGGACGTGGGGCTGGGCTACATGCGGATTGGGCAGCCCAGCACCACGCTGTCGGGCGGCGAGGCGCAGCGCATCAAGCTGGCTTCCGAGCTGAGCAAACGGGCGACGGGCAAGACCATCTATATCCTGGACGAACCCACCACCGGGCTGCACTTCGAGGACGTCCGCAAGCTGATGGAAGTGCTGGACCGACTGGTGGAGGGCGGCAACACGCTGGTCATCATCGAACACAACCTGGACGTGATGAAGCGCGCCGATCACATCATTGATCTGGGACCGGAGGGCGGCGTGCGCGGCGGCACCATCGTGGCCATCGGTACGCCGGAGGAACTGGCCGCGCATCCCACGAGCTACACGGGGGAATATCTGAGCCGGGTGCCGGGAATCGTGGCAGCGAAGCCGAAGAAAGAGGAGCGTGAACTGGTCCTCGCGGCCCCTGCGCGCAAGCCGCGTGCTAAGAAGGGGGCAGCATGA
- a CDS encoding DsbA family protein, with protein sequence MTRLQGNNPNRIILVVGTLIAVVLIALALFAVRDKPAAGAGKGLSANFKLDGVPFIGKADAPVNIVTIEDFKCPVCKQFTESIEPELKTKYVDTGKAKIYTLIWPFLAQNARLPTDDSKLAGQAALCVFDDGGNDAFESFKNILFRAQGDETTVWATKTRLKDLAGSVEGIDQTKFATCLDTDATAARVDAMEKQSVDAGVNSTPTIFVNGKQVLAASGQGSYSPDDIGKAVDAAQQ encoded by the coding sequence ATGACCAGACTTCAGGGAAACAACCCCAACCGAATCATCCTGGTGGTCGGCACGCTGATCGCCGTCGTACTGATTGCCCTCGCCCTTTTCGCTGTGCGTGATAAACCGGCTGCTGGCGCAGGCAAGGGCCTCAGCGCCAACTTCAAGCTGGATGGTGTGCCGTTCATTGGGAAGGCGGACGCGCCCGTCAATATCGTCACCATCGAGGACTTCAAGTGTCCGGTGTGCAAGCAGTTTACCGAGAGCATTGAGCCGGAGCTGAAGACCAAGTATGTCGATACTGGCAAGGCCAAAATCTACACCCTGATCTGGCCCTTCCTGGCCCAGAATGCCCGTCTGCCTACCGATGACAGCAAGCTGGCTGGGCAGGCCGCCCTGTGTGTCTTTGACGACGGCGGCAACGACGCTTTTGAGTCGTTCAAGAACATCCTCTTCCGCGCGCAGGGGGACGAGACCACCGTCTGGGCCACCAAGACCCGCCTAAAGGATCTGGCGGGCAGTGTCGAGGGCATCGACCAGACCAAGTTCGCCACTTGCCTGGACACCGACGCCACCGCCGCCCGTGTGGACGCCATGGAAAAACAGTCGGTGGACGCAGGTGTGAACTCTACCCCCACCATTTTCGTGAACGGCAAACAGGTACTGGCGGCCAGTGGACAGGGCAGCTACTCGCCCGACGATATCGGCAAGGCCGTGGATGCCGCGCAGCAATAA
- a CDS encoding VWA domain-containing protein: MARITRYSKFEGELDQLDSSELMQMIQEALLGQGMNDPYDPDPNARPSMDDLFDAILEALAERNMIPEEQLMEAMQSADIHDTALGQQIKNLMEKLQQDGFIRKEFEDQDGQGGAGQGGEATFQLTDKSIDFLGYKSLRDLMGGLGRSSAGAHDTREYASGVEMSGELKNYEFGDTLNLDTTATLGNVLSKGMENMEESDLVIRQAEYNSSAATVVLLDCSHSMILYGEDRFTPAKQVALALAHLIRTQYPSDTVKFVLFHDSAEEVPISKLAQAQIGPYHTNTAGGLRLAQQLLKRENKDMKQIVMITDGKPSALTLPDGRIYKNAYGLDPYVLGATLREVANCRRSGIQVNTFMLARDPDLVGFVKRVSEMTRGKAYFTTPQNIGQYVLMDFVTNKTKLVN, from the coding sequence ATGGCGCGAATTACGCGGTACAGCAAGTTTGAAGGTGAGCTGGATCAACTCGATTCCAGCGAGCTGATGCAGATGATCCAGGAAGCTTTGCTGGGACAGGGCATGAACGATCCCTACGACCCCGATCCCAATGCGCGCCCCAGCATGGACGATCTGTTTGACGCCATCCTGGAAGCCCTGGCCGAGCGCAATATGATTCCCGAAGAGCAGCTCATGGAAGCCATGCAGTCGGCGGACATCCACGACACGGCGCTGGGCCAGCAGATTAAGAACCTGATGGAGAAGTTGCAGCAGGACGGCTTTATCCGCAAGGAATTTGAGGATCAGGACGGTCAGGGCGGTGCGGGCCAGGGCGGCGAGGCCACCTTCCAGCTCACCGACAAGAGCATCGACTTTCTAGGCTACAAGTCCCTGCGCGATCTGATGGGCGGCCTGGGCCGTAGCAGCGCGGGCGCGCACGACACGCGCGAGTACGCCAGCGGCGTGGAGATGTCCGGCGAACTCAAGAATTACGAGTTTGGCGACACCCTGAACTTGGATACCACCGCCACGCTGGGCAACGTGCTGAGCAAGGGCATGGAAAACATGGAGGAATCCGATCTGGTCATCCGCCAGGCCGAGTACAACTCCTCGGCGGCCACCGTGGTGCTGCTGGACTGCTCTCACTCCATGATCCTGTACGGCGAGGACCGCTTTACCCCTGCCAAGCAGGTGGCGCTGGCCTTGGCCCACCTGATTCGCACCCAGTACCCCAGCGACACCGTAAAATTCGTGCTGTTCCACGACAGCGCCGAGGAAGTGCCGATCTCCAAGCTGGCGCAGGCGCAGATCGGGCCGTACCACACCAACACGGCGGGCGGCCTGCGGCTGGCCCAGCAACTCCTGAAGCGTGAAAACAAGGACATGAAGCAGATCGTGATGATCACCGACGGCAAACCCAGCGCCCTGACGCTGCCCGACGGACGCATCTACAAGAACGCTTACGGCCTCGATCCCTACGTGTTAGGCGCAACGCTGCGTGAAGTCGCCAACTGCCGAAGAAGCGGCATTCAGGTCAACACCTTCATGCTGGCCCGCGATCCCGATCTGGTGGGCTTCGTGAAACGTGTCTCCGAGATGACGCGCGGCAAGGCGTACTTCACCACGCCGCAGAACATTGGCCAGTACGTGCTGATGGACTTCGTGACCAACAAGACCAAACTGGTGAATTAA
- a CDS encoding HRDC domain-containing protein — protein sequence MTSSSSSIRPDARLVRLHAERGDPHARLSSALAALEGAAWGLLLPGEAALAKQLAAHLGQGTLRVDSRLRLNRDFLAVAGLAAAPLDGDWRGAKGVWLLEPEAGDIERARRAGVPVIADATLAPGGGWLGLGAELIVYRDGATLTGHGDVSLAVLFGADSAPDPVTDPPSELSVALALRDVTTLPLRLARAARTVSTLADRLGGAAQGAGPTALLLAPDAAPDTAQPPGGVQAAARSVPAGVILTPGLEDVEMALALLYGAAEQAGREEVQAPQPTPRQEQPRDDGDSRQGRNEGRRDSRRERDGRRDFKPRQEGRNEESRSDSQGDRPERGDRPSTPDQAESNQNQSSQFQSNQPQQNPSQSSAPERFTFEAPTAPPSAPQSSPAQTEESWEPEIVYSSSERAPVRLPTPISSGPDFTPLDAGVPDVRHQPERTPAPEDHDAPESAAQSSAPQNTAAPESPAPQEQSMRRGNGRQRQPRQEPQDMPDSTPVILPPDLPAAKEDPAANLSDEQAAVYARLREWRNAEAKRQEISRFIIASNATLAEIARRVPYTDADLKAVKGMGPERMKKYGDKILEVVRG from the coding sequence ATGACCTCCTCTTCATCTTCGATCCGCCCCGATGCCCGGCTGGTCCGCCTGCACGCCGAACGCGGCGATCCACACGCCCGCCTTTCCTCTGCCCTGGCGGCGCTAGAGGGCGCGGCCTGGGGTCTGCTGCTGCCCGGCGAGGCGGCGCTGGCCAAGCAACTGGCCGCCCACCTGGGCCAGGGCACACTGCGCGTGGACTCGCGGCTGCGGCTGAACCGAGACTTCCTGGCCGTGGCCGGACTGGCCGCCGCACCGCTGGACGGCGACTGGCGCGGCGCGAAAGGCGTGTGGCTGCTGGAACCAGAGGCCGGGGACATCGAACGCGCCCGCCGCGCTGGCGTGCCGGTGATCGCCGATGCCACGCTGGCCCCCGGCGGCGGCTGGCTGGGCCTGGGCGCAGAGTTGATCGTGTACCGCGACGGGGCCACCCTGACCGGGCACGGCGACGTGTCGTTGGCCGTCCTGTTCGGCGCAGATTCGGCCCCGGACCCCGTCACCGATCCCCCCAGCGAGCTGAGCGTGGCGCTGGCCCTGCGCGACGTAACCACCCTGCCTCTGCGGCTGGCCCGCGCGGCCCGCACGGTGTCCACGCTGGCAGACCGCCTTGGAGGCGCGGCCCAGGGCGCTGGCCCCACCGCCCTGCTGCTGGCCCCCGACGCCGCCCCCGACACCGCCCAGCCCCCAGGTGGGGTGCAGGCTGCCGCCCGCAGCGTCCCCGCCGGGGTGATCCTGACTCCTGGCCTGGAAGACGTGGAAATGGCGCTGGCATTGCTCTATGGCGCAGCGGAACAAGCGGGGCGCGAGGAAGTGCAAGCCCCCCAGCCCACGCCACGGCAGGAGCAGCCCCGCGACGACGGTGATTCACGCCAGGGCCGCAATGAAGGCCGCCGGGACAGCCGCCGGGAGCGGGATGGAAGGCGCGACTTCAAACCCCGCCAGGAGGGTCGCAACGAGGAAAGCCGCAGCGATAGCCAGGGAGACCGCCCGGAGCGGGGAGACCGTCCCAGCACGCCCGATCAGGCCGAATCCAATCAGAACCAGTCCAGCCAGTTCCAGTCCAATCAGCCCCAGCAAAACCCCTCACAGTCCAGCGCCCCAGAACGCTTTACCTTCGAGGCCCCCACTGCTCCCCCTTCTGCTCCACAGTCCTCCCCCGCACAGACCGAGGAAAGCTGGGAGCCGGAAATCGTCTACAGCTCTTCAGAACGTGCGCCCGTGCGCCTGCCCACGCCGATCAGCTCTGGCCCGGATTTCACGCCCCTGGACGCCGGGGTGCCGGACGTGCGCCACCAGCCGGAGCGCACGCCCGCGCCGGAAGACCATGACGCGCCGGAAAGTGCCGCGCAGAGCAGCGCCCCACAGAACACTGCCGCGCCCGAGTCCCCGGCCCCGCAGGAACAGTCCATGCGGCGCGGCAATGGGCGGCAGCGCCAGCCCCGGCAGGAACCGCAGGACATGCCCGATTCCACCCCAGTGATCCTGCCCCCTGATCTGCCCGCCGCCAAGGAAGACCCCGCCGCCAACCTCAGCGACGAGCAGGCCGCCGTATACGCCCGCCTGCGCGAATGGCGCAACGCCGAGGCTAAACGGCAGGAAATCAGCCGCTTCATCATCGCCAGCAACGCCACCCTGGCCGAGATCGCCCGCCGCGTGCCCTACACCGACGCCGATCTGAAAGCCGTCAAGGGCATGGGGCCGGAGCGCATGAAGAAATACGGCGACAAGATTCTGGAAGTGGTGCGCGGCTGA
- a CDS encoding disulfide bond formation protein B — protein MTRDNRLYLAWLVALAATLGSLYFSEVQGFRPCVLCWYQRIAMYPLAVILGVAALGADLKIRRYVLPLAAVGWVVALIQNLEDWNVIATLKACSALVDPTVVPCNTPWPIWGAGALSGLNGTITIPVLSLTAFTLIIALLSWRRS, from the coding sequence ATGACCCGTGACAACCGCCTGTATCTGGCTTGGCTGGTGGCGCTGGCCGCTACGCTGGGCAGCCTGTACTTCAGTGAGGTCCAGGGCTTTCGCCCCTGCGTGCTGTGCTGGTATCAGCGCATCGCCATGTACCCGCTGGCGGTCATTCTGGGCGTCGCGGCGCTGGGCGCTGACCTGAAGATCCGGCGCTACGTGCTGCCGCTGGCGGCGGTGGGCTGGGTGGTCGCCCTGATCCAGAACCTGGAAGACTGGAACGTCATTGCCACCCTCAAGGCGTGCAGCGCCCTGGTGGACCCCACCGTCGTTCCCTGCAACACCCCCTGGCCGATCTGGGGCGCGGGCGCGCTGTCGGGTCTGAATGGAACAATCACCATTCCAGTGCTGAGCCTGACCGCCTTCACCTTGATCATCGCGCTGCTGAGCTGGCGCAGAAGCTGA
- a CDS encoding GNAT family N-acetyltransferase → MNTFTVQPATAETLPDLVALIADREDAARRLNFMRERLAVGQFKLENTLILRLGRGVEGHALINAVPQIPVFPNLRADVFEEAVIALGGAILEGAGPGQGLILDDNLAPLQAAPFEAAGWVLDSRHVMYETDLRARTYPLDSQAQTVDADQPEIRELLKRLGQPDLELSVGWILIVLPGADGLTAALGAVGPGGRLDTASINLLGVLPPFRGQGLGTRLHAHLLALAAQQFATHAGGTEAENAAMRRIFDKHGSRLAATQMYFVQGSQD, encoded by the coding sequence ATGAACACCTTCACCGTTCAGCCCGCCACTGCCGAAACCCTGCCCGATCTCGTCGCCCTGATTGCAGACCGGGAGGACGCCGCCAGACGCCTGAACTTCATGCGTGAACGCCTTGCCGTAGGGCAGTTCAAGCTGGAGAACACGTTAATCCTGCGCTTGGGGCGGGGGGTGGAGGGGCACGCGCTGATTAATGCTGTGCCTCAGATTCCAGTCTTTCCGAACCTGCGGGCCGATGTGTTTGAGGAGGCTGTAATAGCGCTGGGAGGCGCGATTCTGGAGGGAGCTGGACCCGGACAGGGACTGATTCTCGACGATAACCTTGCCCCGCTTCAAGCTGCACCGTTCGAGGCTGCCGGGTGGGTGCTGGACAGTCGGCACGTCATGTACGAAACCGACTTACGCGCCCGAACTTACCCACTAGACTCGCAGGCGCAGACCGTTGACGCGGATCAGCCCGAGATCCGCGAACTGTTGAAACGACTGGGTCAGCCGGACCTCGAATTGTCGGTGGGCTGGATACTGATCGTCCTGCCCGGCGCAGACGGACTGACTGCCGCCCTGGGTGCAGTCGGCCCCGGCGGACGCCTGGACACCGCCAGCATCAACCTGCTCGGCGTGCTGCCGCCGTTTCGTGGACAGGGCCTGGGCACGCGCCTGCACGCGCATCTGCTGGCGCTGGCGGCGCAGCAATTCGCCACCCATGCTGGAGGCACGGAGGCGGAGAATGCCGCCATGCGCCGCATTTTCGATAAGCACGGCTCACGGCTGGCGGCGACGCAGATGTATTTCGTGCAGGGCAGTCAAGACTGA
- the ychF gene encoding redox-regulated ATPase YchF codes for MGLAIGIVGLPNVGKSTLFNAITRAGALAANYPFATIEPNVGRVMVPDERLSALSRVFTKGDRVPPIIPTFVEFVDIAGLVKGASTGEGLGNQFLANIREADAIAHVVRCFADDNVVHVAGTVDPLDDIETINTELILADLSGLEKRLGNLQKKGRGGDKEAREHAELAEAILAVLGEGKPARAGSYDAPIPKEFGLITIKPVIYVANVGEDDLTADNDFVRQVREYAAAEGASVVKISAQIEGELAEMPEDEAREFLTDLGVTESGLDQLVQVSYKTLGLITFITSGEKEVRAWTIRDGEKAPEAAGEIHSDLERGFIRAEVIEWDKMVEAGGWVGAKGKGWVRTEGKEYVMKDGDIMNVLHSS; via the coding sequence ATGGGATTAGCGATTGGAATTGTCGGATTACCGAATGTCGGAAAAAGCACGCTGTTCAACGCCATCACGCGCGCCGGGGCGCTGGCGGCCAACTACCCCTTTGCCACCATCGAGCCGAACGTGGGCCGCGTCATGGTCCCGGACGAGCGCCTGAGCGCCCTGAGCCGGGTCTTTACCAAGGGCGACCGCGTGCCGCCGATCATTCCCACTTTCGTGGAATTCGTGGACATCGCGGGTCTGGTCAAGGGGGCCAGCACGGGTGAGGGCCTGGGCAACCAGTTCCTGGCCAACATCCGCGAGGCCGACGCGATTGCCCATGTGGTGCGCTGCTTCGCCGACGACAACGTCGTGCATGTGGCGGGCACCGTGGACCCGCTGGACGACATCGAGACCATCAACACCGAGCTGATCCTGGCGGACCTGTCGGGGCTGGAAAAACGCCTGGGCAACCTCCAGAAAAAGGGCAGGGGCGGCGACAAGGAAGCGCGCGAACACGCCGAACTGGCCGAGGCCATTCTGGCTGTGCTGGGCGAGGGCAAACCTGCCCGCGCCGGGAGCTACGACGCCCCCATTCCCAAAGAATTCGGTCTGATCACCATCAAGCCCGTGATCTACGTGGCGAACGTGGGCGAGGACGATCTGACTGCCGACAATGATTTCGTGCGTCAGGTGCGCGAGTACGCCGCCGCCGAAGGCGCTTCGGTGGTCAAGATCAGCGCGCAGATTGAGGGCGAACTGGCCGAGATGCCCGAGGACGAGGCCCGCGAGTTCCTGACCGATCTGGGCGTCACCGAAAGTGGGCTGGACCAACTGGTCCAGGTGAGCTACAAAACGCTGGGCCTGATCACCTTCATCACCAGTGGCGAGAAGGAAGTGCGCGCCTGGACCATCCGCGACGGCGAGAAGGCCCCGGAGGCCGCCGGGGAAATCCACAGCGATCTGGAGCGGGGCTTTATCCGCGCCGAGGTCATCGAGTGGGACAAGATGGTGGAAGCCGGGGGCTGGGTGGGGGCCAAGGGCAAGGGCTGGGTCCGCACCGAGGGCAAGGAATACGTGATGAAGGACGGCGACATCATGAACGTGCTGCACAGCTCCTAG
- a CDS encoding nucleotidyltransferase family protein, translated as MNEQDERAGMNDAEFLRLVRLNPVNASLLERLPELGVAQAHLVAGALFGTVWNVQSGQPPAAQIRDYDIFYWDDDPSYAAEDAVIRRAGALFAHLDAPIEVRNQARVHLWFKQKFGQDRPALRSVREGIDQFLVECTCVGVSARGEVYAPYGLDDMTAGILRPNPLNHTPGLCAAKIADYVRRWPWLRTP; from the coding sequence GTGAATGAGCAGGATGAACGGGCGGGCATGAACGACGCCGAATTCCTGCGGCTGGTGCGCCTGAATCCGGTCAATGCGTCCCTCCTGGAGCGCCTGCCCGAGTTGGGTGTGGCGCAGGCCCATCTGGTGGCTGGGGCGCTGTTCGGCACCGTCTGGAACGTGCAGAGCGGGCAACCGCCAGCCGCCCAGATCAGGGATTACGACATCTTCTACTGGGATGACGACCCCAGCTACGCCGCCGAGGACGCCGTGATCCGCCGGGCCGGGGCGCTGTTCGCCCATCTGGACGCCCCCATCGAGGTCCGCAATCAGGCGCGCGTCCACCTGTGGTTTAAGCAAAAATTCGGGCAGGACCGCCCGGCACTACGCAGCGTCCGCGAGGGCATCGATCAGTTTCTGGTGGAATGCACCTGTGTGGGCGTCAGTGCGCGCGGCGAGGTATATGCCCCTTACGGCCTGGACGACATGACCGCCGGGATTCTGCGCCCCAATCCCCTCAACCACACGCCCGGCCTGTGCGCCGCCAAGATCGCCGATTACGTGCGGCGCTGGCCCTGGCTGCGGACGCCATGA
- a CDS encoding diguanylate cyclase gives MSTPSRRPSAASSPPAWPTGQRRMFLLVVVIEVCASLMALWSQAPAFDTLDVWALPLLSVTMLGVQLLLARGVIRFETATSVAFLGAGLYLLLALSHQFDPLPAGVRRLSENTYWFAVLYTSIFYIYPPRRAAKRALLILGISTAICGGHLLLTVPPEMQLNLLSATAQFLLSSSVLILIQATFGVQRAQLLASRSAALIDVLTGVANRRAAEERLRELAGKRATYTVVLFDLDHFKQINDRHGHATGDQVLRAVAQLSRDLLPQGGMVARWGGEEFLLILPALGDTQVRKLLNNLRNELRQQRHGEVVGVTASFGVASAAAGESSDDVVGRADEAMYSAKQQGRNDIRLAEWRRNTVY, from the coding sequence TTGTCTACCCCTTCTCGCCGCCCATCAGCCGCTTCATCCCCGCCTGCCTGGCCAACCGGGCAGCGGCGGATGTTCCTGCTGGTGGTGGTCATCGAGGTTTGTGCCAGTCTGATGGCGCTGTGGTCGCAGGCACCAGCTTTTGACACTCTGGACGTGTGGGCGCTGCCGCTGCTGTCGGTCACGATGCTGGGGGTCCAACTGCTGCTCGCCCGGGGCGTCATCCGCTTTGAGACTGCCACTTCAGTGGCTTTCCTGGGGGCAGGCCTGTATCTGCTGCTGGCCCTGAGCCACCAGTTTGATCCATTGCCCGCAGGGGTCAGACGGCTCTCGGAGAACACCTACTGGTTTGCCGTCCTCTACACGTCAATCTTCTACATCTACCCGCCGCGCCGCGCCGCCAAGCGCGCTCTGCTGATCCTGGGCATCTCCACGGCGATCTGCGGCGGGCACCTGCTCCTGACGGTTCCGCCCGAAATGCAGCTCAATCTGCTCAGTGCCACGGCACAGTTTCTGCTGAGCAGCAGCGTGCTGATCCTGATCCAGGCCACCTTCGGCGTGCAGCGGGCGCAGCTTCTGGCCTCGCGCTCGGCGGCGCTGATCGATGTGCTGACGGGCGTCGCCAACCGACGCGCCGCCGAGGAACGCCTGCGGGAGTTGGCGGGCAAAAGAGCCACTTACACGGTGGTGCTTTTTGATCTGGACCATTTCAAGCAGATCAACGACCGTCACGGCCACGCCACGGGCGATCAGGTGTTACGGGCGGTGGCACAACTCTCCCGGGACCTGTTGCCGCAAGGGGGTATGGTGGCCCGCTGGGGCGGCGAGGAATTCCTGCTGATCTTGCCCGCGCTGGGTGACACCCAGGTCAGAAAGCTGCTGAACAATCTGCGCAACGAACTACGGCAGCAACGCCACGGCGAGGTGGTGGGCGTCACGGCCAGCTTCGGAGTGGCCAGCGCCGCCGCTGGGGAATCGTCCGATGACGTGGTGGGCCGTGCCGATGAGGCGATGTACAGCGCCAAGCAGCAGGGCCGCAACGACATCCGTCTGGCCGAGTGGCGGCGCAATACGGTGTACTGA